DNA sequence from the Cucurbita pepo subsp. pepo cultivar mu-cu-16 chromosome LG06, ASM280686v2, whole genome shotgun sequence genome:
aaaataaaaaataaaaaaataaaaaaataaaaagatgtcagaagtgggatttgaaNtctataaaaaaaataaaataaaaaataaaaaaataaaaagatgtcagaagtgggatttgaacccacgccctctcACGAGGACCAGAACTTgagtctggcgccttagaccactcggccatcctGACATTTTGTGTACTATAATTTTCAGTATAATAACTGTATTATTCTATGACTTATGAATGATATAAGATGCATGATTGATGAAAGGCTTAAAAAGATATAAGAGCTTACAAGTAAGCTACTTacgaagtattttttatattcatttacgctgcttttctttttcatatNctgagtattttttatattcatttacgctgcttttctttttcatatagTACTTGAGCTACGCGACCGAGACGATTGTGTACATGAGAAGTGGAGCTATAGAAGTCAGATAGATTCAAGTCATAATCTAGACTCGAGTCTTGGATGAACAAGTGTTTTTCTTGGACACCCAATGTTAAAGAATGTGGTCTAACGAACCAGTTTTAACCGAGACATAAAATTGTAAGTTCACTTGTTGTGATGATGTAGAAGGTTTATTCGAATGTTTCGAGTTTGACTCAGTTGATTCACACGAGCATAACTCACACTTACAACGAGACTGTGAGAAGAGCTTTCTGAAATTAAGGAATTGGCTGGTCTCAATCTTAGTATAAAGATATGCTAGATGATACATGAAGGTTAGTAGAGTTTAATGATGTTACGGAGAGATGACTAGCTAGAGTACTAAGGTAACGTCAAAAGGTTAGCATGCTACCTCATTCGAGTAGTGGTTATCACAGATAACATAAGGTCACACCGTCATTCGAGTAGTGGTGGTTGTTGCACTCACAAGCTTACAGATATTACTTTGGTTAAAGTCTCGACCCTATAACAGATAGGGAGACTATGTGATATCAATATTAGTAGTAGCAATGTCTCGGTCTCATAAATAGTtggaattttaagttaaaatcGCTTCCAATCATAGATATTAAACGACTATTGGTGGGACGTTATTCAAAACTTTATACTTACACAAAAACGGCCCTGGTGTGCTGGGTCACGAGGTAGGTGGTAATGTATTCTTGAAAATGTCTCCAATGAAAGGCGTTTTGGGGTTTAGTCGATTGGAAAAGTTGATCTCATGCTTAATTGGATCTTTCGACATTCTAGATTGAATCAGACCTGTTTATGTAGATTAACCCTACCACTGTCCCTCTCTACGTTGCATAACGTATTCCATGTATCCATGTTTGGCAAATACGTGACCGACATAATGCATgtcaaaaattacaaatttctcTAAATAGATAAAGACCCGAGCTATTCCAAATTTAAGATACTTTTAGACACCAAGGCTTCTTTTAAATGTGCACCGTATAACAAccaaaaattagaaagaaaaaagaaagtgggAAGTTAGACTCTAATACAATGGAGTTCTCTTGGCCTATTGAGTCATGACAATTGTTTCATTTCATCCCGGGATTCAAGGTGAGTTGGAGCATCCATGCTTTGACCGCTCCAACTCGACAGATCCGACTTGGGTCAATTCTCTCTAGACCCTTTTTGACTCTTTGATAGTCGTTAGTTTCGTAAGCATTTGAGGTCAATAGGATCACTATTTGGtcaagttaaattatttttaagccAAAAGTTGATTTAACCGATAATGTTAGGTGAATTTAGTCGTTTATTATGCCTTAACCCGATGCCATGTAACTCCTTAATAGAATTAGAATTCAAGAGTCAACTTAACCCGATGCCATGTGTTCTGTGACCTTGAACGTGTCATGTTTTATGATTGTTTGATgtgtgttatgttatgtttatgcTATGATCTAATGTTTTCTATAGTACTAGTCGTGCTATGTTATAAATTATACAACCATATGATTATGTTATGAAACTATGTTGTAATATCAACGTTCAAAATAGGAACTCCGGCCATAAAGTTAACACAATTGAGGAATTAAGGATTCCAAGAAATTCGAATAAGTTACATCAAATATATAGATCCAATAATCACCactcaacaaaaaagaattcacAAAATGCATTACAAATTTATACAGCCAGTTGAATATTACCAAGATCAAGCTGAGAAGCAATTTCCTCAAGCTGTTTCTTGACGCTCAAATCAATGAGTTTCGATCCAGAATTTCCAAACCTGACTGTGAATCCAGCCACCAGACTCGGATCAATCTGCGTCTTGATCCTCACATTCTTAGCTCCACTCAATTTCTGCACCTGCTTCGCGATCTGCGCCAAATGCTGCTGCTCCAACGCCACAACCGAACTCACCACCGCAAGCTCCGTGTTCGTAATTTTGTTGTAAACCGATTCGAACTCCGTCACGATTTCCTTCACGATATCGATTCTCTTCGCGTCCACTAGGATCTTCAAGAAATTCGCCGTATGCGGCAGTAGAGACGACGACGCCGCGATCTCATCCACCAACGCAAGTTTCTTCTCGATGCTAATCGTCGGATTCGCGAAGAAATCGAACACCTGCGAATCCGCGAACACGCTCTCGATCTTCTCGACATCGCCGCTTGTTGCATCCAGCGTGTTGTTAGACGCAGCGACTTCGGCCAACGCCGCAGCGTAGCTTCCAGCAGCCGAGGCGGACATTCTAGCGCCGCCGTGAGAGCGGTATTGGCCGAGGCGGAGTCTTCCAGAAGGAAAAGTGGCGGAGAAAGAGAGGTTTGCCGGAGTGGTCCGGGAGATTCGGATTGTTGGAAGGAGTTTGGCCTGGAGTGAGGCGGCGGTTTGGTGAAGAGCGGCCATTGATGAGTCCGTTAGAGAGGAATTTGAGTTTTCCGTTCGTTCTGGGGATTTGAGAAATGGTTTGTGGTAAATTGAAACCTAAGGGAAGGCTAAGGATCATGTGGTGGAAATGGACGGCTTGGATTGAAGTAAAATGAGAGATCAACGGTTGAGAATTGAAGGGTTATCTCGTTGCTGTGGTGCAAAGGGCCTTTGATTGAATTAGATAAAAAGTGGACACGTGGAAGTATGGGAATGAATGGGCAATTTAAGCcccaaaatgaaatttatggGATTTTGTGGGGGGCaattagaatttattttaagcTAAATTATACCAACCGACATGTTCGATGTAAAGTTAACACTCGATCGATCTGATTCTTTTGAGGTAGCATACCCGAGATTGAAGGAATAGGAAATTGGGTACTCAACAGAAGGTGGGGATATCGAAGAGTGAAGTTTCTACTACCTCTTGTCTGAATGAGCTCATGAATTTACGTCCAAAACATTGGTCATCCGTGGGGTTCTCTCCAAATTGTGACCATAGAACTCTTGCTCGACTGCTTTATGAGTAAAATACCTATAAAGTCTAAAAGAAATGGATACGCCTTGATCTAGCCTAAGAGCTACAACCGAACTGTGAATGTAACTATCTTGATTTTATTTCCATGGCCTACACAGCGACACTATCATCCGTTCATGGGTTTATGGAGCAACTAGGCTCTTATCGGTTGTAGTTGCTAAAACCTTGTCAGCAAGTCTATTGCTAAG
Encoded proteins:
- the LOC111796555 gene encoding ATP synthase subunit delta, chloroplastic-like, whose protein sequence is MAALHQTAASLQAKLLPTIRISRTTPANLSFSATFPSGRLRLGQYRSHGGARMSASAAGSYAAALAEVAASNNTLDATSGDVEKIESVFADSQVFDFFANPTISIEKKLALVDEIAASSSLLPHTANFLKILVDAKRIDIVKEIVTEFESVYNKITNTELAVVSSVVALEQQHLAQIAKQVQKLSGAKNVRIKTQIDPSLVAGFTVRFGNSGSKLIDLSVKKQLEEIASQLDLGNIQLAV